The window AACTGGGCCATGACATCTTCAGACTTTTTCGGCTGGATTGAAGAACTGCGTTCTCATGCTGGTTATGACAAGATGGAGGAATTGGCCAGAACCTTCTGGGCTCACTTTCCTTCTGCTTGCCGACTAGGTTATGACCCTCCGGCTCCAGAAGAATAATGCCATCTGAGTCTGAATCTGTGTTATTTGCCCCTTTCATCATGGCACGGCTTGtggaaaaagaaacaaacagTCTTTATTATTCAGCTAGACTTGATTTGATCCAGGACTAGATTCCCTGAGAGAGgttcaatttattttttgatttttttttttttgggaggttAAATGTTACGTAAAACATGTTGTGTAACAGCATCCAGAATCCAGTAAAAGCGCTCTTTTCACAAACTGTTTTTATTAGTCTTGCTTGGTCGGTCCAAATAGTTGAGATACAGTATTCTGGTTTTACTTTAAGGGAAGATACTATCTGAAATGAATAGGGTAAATACAAACAGTTATTACCTTACTTTCCCAATGGACTGATTTCTtctttcttagtccctttatttattaggtgtcgccacagcggaatgaaccgccaacttatccagcatgggttttatgtagcggatgcccacacatacactacagccaatttcaaTTTCCCtatatgtttttggactgtgggggaaactggagctcctggaggaaaacacggggagaacatgcaaactcacaaaaatggcaactgacccagccgaggctggaaccagcaaccttcttgtcatgaagcaacagtgctaaccactgagccaccatgtcaccctaaaCATATTTTGTTTTAGAAGTTTTTTAATGTTATGTTTACTCCTTTATATACACTAAATAAGGTcaaataaatattcaattattccattttttattttatttgacacatTGAAGTCACATGTTTTTTTACAGAGGGGTTTTAGTTATCCTTTTAGCACTTCATAATACAGAAAATACTGCAAACTTCAGAACAAACAGATTCACCCcctttatgatatatatatatatatatatatatatatatatatatatatatatatatatatatatatatatatatatatatatatatatatatatatatatatatcatatatatatatatctatatcatatatcataaagGGGGTGACACGTTGGCTTAGTGGGTAGCACGgtcatctcacagcaaaaaggttgttggtttgattcccagctggatcagttggaatttctgtgttctCCTGTAGCATATCtggcatattctccccatgtttgagtaggtttcctccgggtgctccagtttcccccacagagctgggttgtggttggaagggcatctgctatgtaaaacatacgctggataagttggtggttcattctggtgtggtgacccctgattaataaagggactaagccaaaatgaaaatgaatatatatatatatatatatatatatatatatatatatatatatatatatatatatatatatatatatatatatatatatatatatatatataaatatatatatatatatatatatatcagacagGCAAACAGCTTTTGTTCAGCTGCACAGCAGAGCATGAAGGTGTTGTGTTATCAAGTGAGAATGCAGACCAGGTGCAAAAAGAAGATCTGTGTAAGAGGGTCTTTCCCCTCAGGACAAGCACAGGCACAGTCTTTATGTGTTTGACTGCAGCAGAATAACTCTAGTTAAATACACTATGTATTGTCTATATACCTTCATAAGTGTTAATGTTCAGAGAATACTAAAATGTCtcctgtcacaaaaaaaaaaaaaaatttactttgagCTTTTCTTAGGTTTGTTTGGGTATTAACTGACTTTTAAGTATATCTTAGTTTAAGGTTTGCGTCACTAAAAACAATTAAtgcaattcattttaaaaaaaaaatgtttttaaaaacagtgggagaaatgtgttcaaaacgtcaccatttttctcccAAAACATATTTCTATAAGCGCTGTTGACttaaattttcaccagatgttgataacaaccaaagaaatacgtatatgaaaagaaaacaaatctaattagtttacaaataaaatgacaaagaaaaaatatGGTACAcacgaagaaagggaggtgtaaaaaggcagtgaaaacAGCTTacatctctcagtagttattcagcaactctctgccttttatcattgtaaattaattaattagctgcttcagtctaacatctacattaccaggatgatgaagatgaaaccagagtggacatttaagcaagacaatgatccaaaagaCAGCCAAGGgaactctcaaatggtttcagagaagaagaagaaaagaaaaaaaaacaagctgcagaatggcccagccaTCACCTGACTCgaatacaatagaaaaaaaaagaaaaataataataaatatcagtTTAGATAGACAAAtcacacagaaccatcaagatttttacagtcTGTTGAAGtctgcatgtgacttcattctacaTATgagactttttaaaactttttccctgtgtcatttcttTTTAGTACACATaacatcatttttaaaattaattaaattttctttcttttcacaTGTTCATTTCTTTGGTTGATATCAACGTCTGGTAAAAATTTAAAATCAACAGCATCTTTAGAAAATTGTTTTCTGAGAAAACTGGTGATGTGTTGAATTCTTATTTTCCGCACTGTATTAGTCTAGATTAAAGTTTTAAAGTCTCTGTGAACTGGGAGTTTCTGAGACTTTCatttatagtatatttatatacttccaactgaaatggaatattgagtagggggcggggctttctttttgcgcatcattccctcacAGAAAACTTTCGATAAAAGGGGGTGTGGTTAAAAATATTGTTCGCTGAAACCTTCACATCGATGTCAAAGATAAGGTTCGCCACTCCAAATACAGAAGCAAAGGGTCAGATTTTGATTGAACATTaccaaaaagacaaaacaaagggggtatttaaatttattcatttattcattttccttcaccttaatccttttattcatcaggggtcaccacagtggaatgaactgccaacttatccagcatatgttttacgcagcagatatccttccagctgcaacccagtacagggaaaatactttatttttttccagtggattaacttgcatgtaTTAATTGTTGACCTAAGAATAACAATGAGTGCTAGAAAAATAAGCATTATAAATATTGATTTCACAAAGACTTTAAAGACTTAAAGTGTGATAAATAAACAGCCTGTTTGTTTctaattaatataatgtatataatttattatatatattagctCATATATTAGAGATTATTACAATAGATAAAGGTTCATTTCTAAAACCTGAAAGATTTAAGCCAGCAAAATTGTTTTCAGTCTTAACAGAAGTAATGGCTGCTGTAAAATCAGCTTTACTATAGTAGTAGTAAATTAcactttatattatattcaaaCCCAAATCAGTCCTTGTAAactgtaatattattttacatttttactatttCATCTGAATTTTGTATCAAATTAatcaatataggctcattctaaaaatgtaaatacatatatatttctatatacatATAGAATTATATCCATCTGCACTACTGGAGAtcataaattatgtagccagaagtacgtatggctgcatttcatctttaaaacaaacacttgggggcggtatgacgccgttcctttttacTCTTTCCAGCTGACTGCtcacctccatatggatggcttttctgctgttaccagtttgtccagttagcttgccatgtatgttggcggacttgagaggcagagaggagttgaccttgACGACGGGGTTCAAGTCCATTGGAGAATAATTCCAGAAAGggggcaagacaaaaacagaaaccaaaaaaaaaaaaaaaaaaaagaaagaaagaaataatagggtggtaaaatctgaaaacttggtaaaaatcTGGCCagggcttctctttttttttttttttttttggattgcttttaaaaactgggAAGTGTTTGGGGAAGTGGGTTGACGAATCAataagtgcttttgaaaacactattggttgggtttgagAATGGAGGAGGGAggggtcattcagtcagtcagacgacATCGATTAATGCGAGAACAGCAGTCGCGAATAGCACTCGTGAGAAACATTTGCAAATGTATCTGTCTACGGACTGCAAGTGGCATAACTTGTAGTAAGTTATGGATGTAACTTGCAGTTATCGAGATCCCATTAAACAATCTGAGATGTCACAACGAGATGTTTTTAGCAAGTTGGCGGAGTTACTTAACAGAGAACATTTTCAccaaatgttttcatgagttttctctAAATTTACTCTCAACCAATTCTTTTGATatatcatattcattcatttagcaactccacTCGCTGACTTCTTTATCCTGCTCAGAGTAGACCACCTttgtggttgcaaataacagtacaatggcAAGCATGTCAAGTATGAAAGCCTCTGCAACTCGTGGCtgaactgtgatggttgggttaagggttggggtagttGTCGACATtattaactatgatggttgggtttaggtttaaggaaggtgtaaacattaataacgatgatggttgggttaagggttgtggTATAAAAGTttataactgatggttgggtttaggtctgGAGTAGGTGTAGACCTGAATAACAGATGTTCAGGACCATCTTGCCGGCAACATAATTTTGACATGGCTCCATAACTTTAAGTTTTGCCTCTTACGTACTACAAGTTTTGCCCCTAAGGCCCCGTCATGTTACAGTCTTGCAGTCCGCAAACAGACCCTACTTcgaatttgagatctcaaaaagcgtacacagcagcctctgatgaattctaggacgtatttggtgctATTCAGAAATGTGTATAGTAGTATGttatcagaataagcctgggtttaaataaatgcagccttggtgaacatCTAAATCCTTAGAAAATCCTAATTATAGACTGAAGATTAGAAAATTCTGATTCAATAATTCACTTGAACATCAAATTTGATAAAGTCTCTACTTTATCTATCTACCAAATCACTTTATCTATCTACCAAATCTATCTACCAAATCTATCTACCAAATCTACCAAAAGTTCAACTaactttattaaacagttaaCGTTTGGTACATTGTGTGATGTGAAAACTTGTCACTGTCTAGAGTTGGTTCTGGTCTGAAGGttcacatccatacacacacaggaTACAGCGGTTACTGTATGGCTGGGTCCATGTGAAACAGCCACAAGCATTAGCTGATGTCCTACAGTGTGGAGGCACTTCAAAAGCTGAGGCAGGAAATTGAgttagaaagaaaaagaaagatgtTTATTGCATCTGGAGAAACATCTGTCTCCCTCCCAAGATGTTTCGCAGCTTCTGCCTCCAAATATACCCAGGAACGTAATCTAAAGCAGGGGAGAAAATGAGCATAAAATATAACTTCTAAACTCACAGCGTGATATAAATATTCAACAGCCGGTTTGCTGTAACTGGAAACTATCAATTAAGAAGAAGAAAACAGGCAGTAATTGCTGAAAATTATTGTTAGGTGGAGATTCATAAATAATGTTGTTTACTGATCATGCTTATGATAATGAACAGCTAAGATTTATAGCATTTAATATAAAGTCTGACAAATACTGCCGCTGTTGGACCACATActttatttttgagactttctggtgagaatgcagtttatttaaaaaggacGGTGCCTATTTGAAATTGTGTTTTGATGATTTTGGAGAaggaaggaaagtgagtgagtgattgagtgaagATGGGACTTCCGGCATGTCGGCGACTGGTCAGCCTTTCATTTCTGCTGAGAGCATTCTTCTGATGGACACTTATTCAGGGGTATGATGGATATCTATAGTGGTCCATTGTCAAATGTAATTCGTTTTTGGTATATCCAAAGTCAATATTTGGTGCAGTCATCTGTTATTTGCTCCAGAGCTAATAGATTTGACTGCAATGTTAAATTCTAGGTTACAGGTTAATATAATGCTGCAAAAAACTTAGTTGtcaaaagttttaggggggctAAGTAGAAatataatggtcacactttacaataaggttcattagttaatgtcaattaatgcatttactaacatgaacaaacaatgaacaatacatttactactgtatttgttcatgctagttaatgttagttaatgaaaatacagttgttcattgttagttcatgttaactcatggtgcattaactaatgttaacaagcatggacttggatgttaataatgctttagtaaatgttcaattatgattaataaatgctgtacacgtGTTTTTCATGatcagttcatgttagtaaatgcattaactaatgaaccttattgtaaagtgttaccaatataatatatatataaatagggcTAGCAATGCCCATGCTTAACAGTATTTCAAATATCAAGCCAGGTTAAttttgaaaacgtaccgctacatacatttttggagagtgcctaatatgtcccaggagctaaatttttttttgcagtttttgttttcacgaagcCACCAAAGGCCACTGTATGTACTGCTGGAATATTTAATGAGTTCTATGTGTGTTCAATAAAAAGGTAAGGAGAATGAAAAATTTGATTCACATAATTCTCTTATCCCTAATGCAATGCAAAAGGTACATTCAGTAGGTGTGCACAATTTTCAAGCGAACGTCACGcaaagcagcttccgggtccaatcgctctatcaaactgtaaggggagactcatcaaatggttataataaacatttacaaagtgctctaatactttcaaaaatcacaatCGTAGTATGTGTATCCATGCCTAATGTCCGatggccatatatatatatatatatatatatatatatatatatatatatatatatatatatatatatatatatatatatatatatatatatatatatacatatatagataaATCACTTTGAagtgtgataggactaaaaagtcataaacaaatattttctcaattgaaatgagtagcggcttggactcGGAAACAGTAATCCATACGTCATCGATAtgtcacaacttaacaagcggataggcagctgatattaacaggtggagtttagtgaaattcgtcacttgtcaatcattcttcaTTCCTCCATTGG is drawn from Danio rerio strain Tuebingen ecotype United States chromosome 6, GRCz12tu, whole genome shotgun sequence and contains these coding sequences:
- the otos2 gene encoding otospiralin-like precursor → MFRLGFSVLLCVVWLGLLCLTGAVENQDESREKRSVPNWAMTSSDFFGWIEELRSHAGYDKMEELARTFWAHFPSACRLGYDPPAPEE